A window of Thalassophryne amazonica chromosome 21, fThaAma1.1, whole genome shotgun sequence contains these coding sequences:
- the gpcpd1 gene encoding glycerophosphocholine phosphodiesterase GPCPD1 isoform X1, whose translation METTQVNLTIRGETSPGEVIAVVGSCEALGSWCHQRAVVLRSLGDDAATWTISVTVPRGVVTKYRYFRGFFLEPKSAGDGSQVIVSMWETHHHLRTMSPTEPHLNIDNGQFGIHNGMNCVDSGWLTCQTEIRLRLHYSKMSPVSITKKKFKKSRFRIKLTLEGIEEEEEEDELSPSTLHKMTTTLEISMISSSGYKSRHTQPECGYALEPSQWTEYSIHTMDPDNLELTFEFFEEDLSEHMVNGDVHPGHMGTACLLSSSFLESGKDTGLMTLPIMGRNSRQTIGKVRVDYLVIRPIQGLQCDMSSSFSKYWKKRGALDVGHRGAGSTHAAKHHRIRENTIASFKSAANHGAAYVEFDVHLSKDKVPIVYHDLTCCISTKKKNDKTSLELIEVPVKDLTFDQLQLLKLLHATAIKENGHKDILDDEEEIDEHQPFPSLSQIFQAVPEEVGFNIELKWIYQMKDGSWDGNLSTYFNMNTFLDIILSCVLQNSGKRRVIFSSFDPDICTMVRHKQNKYPILFLTQGISDKYPEMMDIRCQTTEIAMSFAQSENILGISAHSEELLQNLNHIRAAQSKGLVVFSWGDDNNNHDIRQKLREHGIDGLIYDGVCEHEPEQKNIFQVEGQHSLQEVITEETLKGSTCSCYSIPCTMVPCLTSSAHAGSAESDSGLGSS comes from the exons ATGGAGACCACTCAGGTGAATTTGACCATCAGAGGAGAAACCTCTCCAG GTGAGGTGATTGCAGTTGTTGGTAGCTGTGAAGCTTTAGGCAGCTGGTGCCATCAGAGAGCAGTGGTTTTACGTTCTCTTGGCGATGATGC GGCTACGTGGACCATCTCGGTCACTGTACCTAGAGGAGTTGTTACCAAGTATCGCTACTTCAGAGGCTTCTTTCTTGAACCAAAG AGTGCAGGTGATGGCAGTCAAGTGATAGTCAGTATGTGGGAGACCCATCATCACCTGCGCACGATGAGCCCCACAG AACCACACTTGAATATTGACAACGGGCAGTTTGGAATTCACA ATGGGATGAACTGCGTCGACTCTGGGTGGCTGACGTGCCAGACAGAGATTCGTCTCCGTCTGCACTATTCTAAGATGTCTCCAGTGTCCATCACCAAGAAGAAATTCAAGAAGTCTCGTTTCAG GATCAAGCTGACTTTAGAGGGCattgaggaggaagaagaagaggatgAGCTGAGCCCTTCCACATTACACAAAATGACCACCACCCTGGAGATCAGTATGATCAGTAGCAGCGGTTATAAGTCACGCCACACACAGCCTGAGTGCGGGTACGCCCTAGAGCCCTCACAGTGGACAGAGTACAGCATCCACACCATGGATCCAGACAACCTGGAGCTCACCTTTGAGTTCTTTGAG GAGGATCTGAGCGAGCATATGGTCAATGGTGATGTTCATCCAGGACACATGGGCACTGCCTGCCTCCTCTCCTCCTCTTTTTTGGAAAGCGGCAAGGACACCGGACTCATGACTCTCCCCATAATGGGACGGAATTCCAGACAGACCATTGGGAAAGTCAGGG TGGACTATCTGGTGATTCGACCAATCCAAGGTCTGCAATGTGATATGAGCTCTTCATTCAGCAAATACTGGAAGAAAAGAGGCGCTCTGGACGTGGGACACAGAGGAGCTGGCAGCACACATGCAGCCAA GCATCACAGAATAAGAGAGAACACGATAGCCTCATTCAAAAGCGCTGCCAACCAT GGTGCTGCCTACGTTGAGTTTGACGTTCACCTCTCCAAGGACAAAGTTCCCATTGTATACCATGATCTGACCTGCTGCATATCAACAAAGAAG AAAAATGACAAGACTTCTCTGGAGCTCATCGAGGTGCCGGTTAAAGATTTGACATTTGATCAGCTGCAGCTTCTGAAG TTGCTCCATGCCACTGCCATAAAAGAAAATGGACATAAAG ATATTTTggatgatgaagaggaaatcgatGAGCATCAGCCGTTCCCTTCACTCTCACAG ATCTTCCAAGCCGTACCTGAAGAGGTGGGCTTTAACATCGAGCTCAAATGGATCTACCAGATGAAG GATGGGTCGTGGGACGGCAACCTGTCAACCTACTTCAACATGAACACCTTCCTGGACATCATCCTGTCCTGTGTTCTGCAAAACAGCGGCAAAAGACGTGTCATATTCTCCTCCTTTGACCCTGATATCTGCACCAT GGTGCGTCATAAGCAGAACAAGTACCCCATCCTCTTCCTGACTCAGGGAATCTCAGACAAGTACCCCGAGATGATGGACATCCGCTGTCAGACGACCGAAATTGCCATGAGCTTCGCCCAGAGCGAGAACATCCTG GGGATCAGTGCTCATAGTGAAGAACTGCTGCAGAACCTCAACCACATCAGAGCGGCGCAGTCTAAAGGTCTGGTGGTGTTCAGCTGGGGAGACGACAACAACAACCACGACATCAGGCAGAAACTGAGAGAGCACGGAATCGATGGACTCATTTATGACGG TGTCTGTGAGCATGAACCCGAGCAGAAAAACATCTTCCAGGTAGAGGGGCAACACTCCCTGCAGGAGGTCATCACAGAGGAGACCCTGAAGGGCTCCACCTGTTCCTGCTACTCCATCCCCTGCACCATGGTTCCATGTCTGACCTCCAGCGCTCATGCTGGCAGTGCCGAGTCAGATTCTGGCCTCGGCTCCTCATAA
- the LOC117503468 gene encoding solute carrier family 23 member 1-like, protein MESGCFKNLAFEVDEQDEVQPGVKHRKISGSSCVSKEDKNKPTYCVADVPPWYLCIFLALQHYLTAFGSIFAIPLILSEGLCLQHDSLTQSQLINTIFFVSGLCTLLQVMFGVRLPILQGGTFVLVSPAMAMLSMPEWKCPAWTQNATLVNVSSHIFIEVWQTRLRTLQGCIMVASLLQILVGFSGLIGFLMRFIGPLTIAPTVSLIGLSLYDSAGQKCGSHWGISAMTSVLVILFSQYVCRVPIPIPMYSKAKKLHITKFYVFQIMPILLGIAVSWLVCYLLTIYNVLPSDPDQYGYEARTDVKGNALDQASWFRLPYPGQWGVPSVSLAGVIGMMVGIICSMAESVGDYHACAKLSGAPPPPKHAINRGIGIEGVGSLLAGVFGTGNGTTSFSENVAALGITKVGSRVVIALSGVIMVLMGMLGKIGAIFTTIPTPVVGGMFLIMFGVIAAAGISNLQSTDMNSSRNIFIFGFSIFSALVIPNWLGKNPGFIATGAEEADQVLQILLNTPMFIGGFLGFCLDNTIPGTKEERGLLSYNKIHFQDSTDSSATEDIYDLPFGIASFLASRSWSFPVPFCPWKGRGSKHTHEDNGLSHVQGTQHVPPEIIGVAQEAAL, encoded by the exons ATGGAAAGTGGATGTTTCAAGAATCTTGCATTTGAA GTGGATGAACAAGATGAGGTTCAGCCTGGTGTGAAGCACAGGAAGATTTCTGGAAGCAGCTGTGTGTCAAAGGAAGACAAAAATAAACCAACCTATTGTGTGGCTGATGTTCCTCCCTGGTACCTTTGTATCTTCTTGGCCCTACAG CACTACCTGACGGCGTTCGGAAGCATCTTCGCTATCCCGCTCATCCTTTCGGAGGGTTTGTGTCTGCAGCACGACAGCCTGACTCAGAGTCAACTCATCAACACCATTTTCTTTGTCTCTGGCCTGTGCACTCTGCTGCAGGTCATGTTCGGTGTCAG GCTCCCCATCCTGCAGGGTGGAACTTTTGTCTTGGTTTCTCCTGCCATGGCCATGCTGTCCATGCCGGAGTGGAAGTGTCCGGCTTGGACCCAGAATGCAACTCTGGTCAATGTCTCCTCACACATCTTCATCGAGGTGTGGCAGACCCGTCTGAGAACA CTGCAGGGCTGCATCATGGTGGCTTCTCTCCTGCAGATACTGGTCGGCTTCTCTGGACTCATCGGCTTCCTCATGCGCTTCATCGGTCCTTTGACGATTGCACCCACGGTCTCACTCATTGGCCTGTCGCTGTACGACTCAGCAGGACAAAAGTGCGGCAGCCACTGGGGCATCTCTGCCAT GACCTCAGTGCTGGTCATCCTGTTCTCACAGTATGTCTGCCGCGTGCCAATTCCCATTCCCATGTACAGCAAAGCCAAGAAACTGCACATCACCAAGTTCTATGTCTTTCAGATAATGCCT ATCTTGCTGGGCATTGCGGTATCATGGTTAGTCTGCTACCTCCTCACCATCTACAATGTCCTGCCGTCTGATCCAGACCAGTATGGCTACGAGGCTCGCACCGATGTGAAGGGAAACGCACTGGATCAGGCTTCATGGTTCAGGCTTCCTTATCCTG GTCAGTGGGGCGTGCCATCGGTGAGCCTGGCAGGTGTGATTGGAATGATGGTTGGAATCATTTGTTCCATGGCAGAGTCTGTGGGAGACTACCATGCCTGTGCCAAGCTCTCCGGCGCCCCACCTCCACCAAAGCACGCCATCAACCGGGGCATCGGCATCGAAGGAGTTGGCAGTTTGTTGGCCGGCGTCTTTGGCACAGGCAACGGAACGACCTCATTTAGCGAGAACGTGGCGGCACTGGGTATCACAAAG GTGGGTAGTCGAGTGGTGATTGCCCTGAGCGGAGTTATCATGGTTCTGATGGGGATGCTGGGAAAAATTGGAGCCATCTTCACCACAATCCCCACTCCCGTGGTTGGAGGGATGTTTCTGATCATGTTTGGAGTCATTGCAGCTGCTGGAATTTCAAATCTGCAG TCCACAGATATGAATTCCTCAAGGAACATCTTTATTTTCGGTTTCTCCATATTTTCTGCTCTGGTCATTCCAAACTGGCTTGGCAAGAATCCAGGTTTTATTGCAACAG GTGCTGAAGAGGCAGATCAGGTGTTGCAGATTTTGCTGAACACTCCGATGTTTATTGGAGGGTTCCTCGGCTTCTGCCTCGACAACACGATTCCAG GTACCAAAGAGGAGCGTGGCCTCTTATCCTATAACAAAATCCACTTCCAAGACTCCACAGACTCCTCGGCTACAGAGGACATCTACGACCTGCCTTTCGGCATTGCTTCTTTTCTCGCCTCCCGCTCTTGGAGTTTTCCAGTTCCATTCTGCCCATGGAAGGGACGTGGCTCTAAGCACACACACGAAGACAACGGCCTGTCCCACGTTCAGGGAACACAGCACGTGCCCCCCGAAATCATCGGGGTCGCCCAGGAAGCTGCTCTCTGA
- the gpcpd1 gene encoding glycerophosphocholine phosphodiesterase GPCPD1 isoform X2, protein MWETHHHLRTMSPTEPHLNIDNGQFGIHNGMNCVDSGWLTCQTEIRLRLHYSKMSPVSITKKKFKKSRFRIKLTLEGIEEEEEEDELSPSTLHKMTTTLEISMISSSGYKSRHTQPECGYALEPSQWTEYSIHTMDPDNLELTFEFFEEDLSEHMVNGDVHPGHMGTACLLSSSFLESGKDTGLMTLPIMGRNSRQTIGKVRVDYLVIRPIQGLQCDMSSSFSKYWKKRGALDVGHRGAGSTHAAKHHRIRENTIASFKSAANHGAAYVEFDVHLSKDKVPIVYHDLTCCISTKKKNDKTSLELIEVPVKDLTFDQLQLLKLLHATAIKENGHKDILDDEEEIDEHQPFPSLSQIFQAVPEEVGFNIELKWIYQMKDGSWDGNLSTYFNMNTFLDIILSCVLQNSGKRRVIFSSFDPDICTMVRHKQNKYPILFLTQGISDKYPEMMDIRCQTTEIAMSFAQSENILGISAHSEELLQNLNHIRAAQSKGLVVFSWGDDNNNHDIRQKLREHGIDGLIYDGVCEHEPEQKNIFQVEGQHSLQEVITEETLKGSTCSCYSIPCTMVPCLTSSAHAGSAESDSGLGSS, encoded by the exons ATGTGGGAGACCCATCATCACCTGCGCACGATGAGCCCCACAG AACCACACTTGAATATTGACAACGGGCAGTTTGGAATTCACA ATGGGATGAACTGCGTCGACTCTGGGTGGCTGACGTGCCAGACAGAGATTCGTCTCCGTCTGCACTATTCTAAGATGTCTCCAGTGTCCATCACCAAGAAGAAATTCAAGAAGTCTCGTTTCAG GATCAAGCTGACTTTAGAGGGCattgaggaggaagaagaagaggatgAGCTGAGCCCTTCCACATTACACAAAATGACCACCACCCTGGAGATCAGTATGATCAGTAGCAGCGGTTATAAGTCACGCCACACACAGCCTGAGTGCGGGTACGCCCTAGAGCCCTCACAGTGGACAGAGTACAGCATCCACACCATGGATCCAGACAACCTGGAGCTCACCTTTGAGTTCTTTGAG GAGGATCTGAGCGAGCATATGGTCAATGGTGATGTTCATCCAGGACACATGGGCACTGCCTGCCTCCTCTCCTCCTCTTTTTTGGAAAGCGGCAAGGACACCGGACTCATGACTCTCCCCATAATGGGACGGAATTCCAGACAGACCATTGGGAAAGTCAGGG TGGACTATCTGGTGATTCGACCAATCCAAGGTCTGCAATGTGATATGAGCTCTTCATTCAGCAAATACTGGAAGAAAAGAGGCGCTCTGGACGTGGGACACAGAGGAGCTGGCAGCACACATGCAGCCAA GCATCACAGAATAAGAGAGAACACGATAGCCTCATTCAAAAGCGCTGCCAACCAT GGTGCTGCCTACGTTGAGTTTGACGTTCACCTCTCCAAGGACAAAGTTCCCATTGTATACCATGATCTGACCTGCTGCATATCAACAAAGAAG AAAAATGACAAGACTTCTCTGGAGCTCATCGAGGTGCCGGTTAAAGATTTGACATTTGATCAGCTGCAGCTTCTGAAG TTGCTCCATGCCACTGCCATAAAAGAAAATGGACATAAAG ATATTTTggatgatgaagaggaaatcgatGAGCATCAGCCGTTCCCTTCACTCTCACAG ATCTTCCAAGCCGTACCTGAAGAGGTGGGCTTTAACATCGAGCTCAAATGGATCTACCAGATGAAG GATGGGTCGTGGGACGGCAACCTGTCAACCTACTTCAACATGAACACCTTCCTGGACATCATCCTGTCCTGTGTTCTGCAAAACAGCGGCAAAAGACGTGTCATATTCTCCTCCTTTGACCCTGATATCTGCACCAT GGTGCGTCATAAGCAGAACAAGTACCCCATCCTCTTCCTGACTCAGGGAATCTCAGACAAGTACCCCGAGATGATGGACATCCGCTGTCAGACGACCGAAATTGCCATGAGCTTCGCCCAGAGCGAGAACATCCTG GGGATCAGTGCTCATAGTGAAGAACTGCTGCAGAACCTCAACCACATCAGAGCGGCGCAGTCTAAAGGTCTGGTGGTGTTCAGCTGGGGAGACGACAACAACAACCACGACATCAGGCAGAAACTGAGAGAGCACGGAATCGATGGACTCATTTATGACGG TGTCTGTGAGCATGAACCCGAGCAGAAAAACATCTTCCAGGTAGAGGGGCAACACTCCCTGCAGGAGGTCATCACAGAGGAGACCCTGAAGGGCTCCACCTGTTCCTGCTACTCCATCCCCTGCACCATGGTTCCATGTCTGACCTCCAGCGCTCATGCTGGCAGTGCCGAGTCAGATTCTGGCCTCGGCTCCTCATAA